In Pseudomonas sp. p1(2021b), the genomic window GATACCTCGGCACCGGTGAACGTCGAATGGGGCGAGGAAAACCGCACCGTAGGCCTGCGCGTGCCGGATGCCGGCCCGCAGAACCGCCGCGTGGAGAACCGCCTGCCAGGCGCCGACGCCAACCCCTACCTGGCCATCGCCGCGAGCCTCCTGTGCGGCTATATCGGCATGGTCGAGGGGATCGGCGCCAGCGCGCCGGTCCAGGGGCGCGGCTATGAGCGGCGCAACCTGCGCCTGCCGCTGACCATCGAGGATGCCCTGGAGCGGATGGAGAACTGCCGCGCCCTGGACCAGTACCTGGGCAAGAAATTCATCACCGGCTACGTCGCCACCAAGCGTGCCGAACACGAGAACTTCAAACGGGTAATCAGCTCCTGGGAACGCGAGTTCCTGCTGTTTGCCGTCTGATCAACCCTGGGGCCGCTGGAGCGCGGCTGTCGGATAACGGAGAAGCCCATGAGCGTCAACAACCCGCAAACCCGTGAATGGCAAACCTTGAGCGGTGAGCACCACCTGGCTCCCTTCAGCGACTACAAGCAGCTGAAGGAAAAAGGGCCGCGCATCATCACCAAGGCCCAGGGCGTGCACTTGTGGGACAGCGAGGGGCACAAGATCCTCGACGGCATGGCGGGCCTGTGGTGCGTGGCGGTCGGCTATGGTCGCGAGGAACTGGTGCAGGCGGCGGAAAAACAGATGCGTGAACTGCCGTACTACAACCTGTTCTTCCAGACCGCCCACCCACCGGCGCTGGAGCTGGCCAAAGCGATCACCGACGTGGCGCCCAAGGGCATGACCCATGTGTTCTTCACCGGCTCCGGCTCCGAAGGCAATGACACCGTGCTGCGCATGGTGCGCCATTACTGGGCGCTCAAGGGCAAGCCCGGCAAGCAGACCATCATCGGTCGCATCAATGGCTACCATGGCTCCACCGTCGCCGGCGCCAGCCTCGGCGGCATGAGCGGCATGCACGAGCAGGGCGGCCTGCCGATCCCCGGCATCGTGCATATTCCCCAGCCGTACTGGTTCGGTGAAGGTGGCGACATGACGCCGGACGAGTTCGGCGTCTGGGCCGCCGAGCAGCTGGAGAAGAAGATCCTGGAAGTCGGCGAGGACAACGTCGCCGCCTTCATCGCCGAGCCGATCCAGGGTGCAGGTGGGGTGATCATCCCGCCTGAGACCTACTGGCCGAAGATCAAGGAAATCCTCGCCAAGTACGACATCCTGTTCGTCGCCGACGAAGTGATCTGCGGCTTCGGTCGCACCGGCGAATGGTTCGGCTCCGACTACTACGGCCTTGCGCCCGACCTGATGACCATCGCCAAGGGCTTGACCTCCGGTTACATCCCCATGGGGGGTGTGATCGTTCGTGACGAAGTGGCCAAGGTGCTCGCCGAAGGCGGTGACTTCAACCACGGCTTCACCTACTCCGGCCACCCGGTCGCGGCTGCCGTGGGCCTGGAAAACCTGCGCATCCTGCGTGACGAGAAAATTATCGAGCGCGCCAAGGCAGACACGGCACCCTATTTGCAAAAGCGTCTGCGTGAGCTTCTGGATCACCCGCTGGTGGGCGAGGTTCGCGGCCTGGGCCTGCTCGGCGCGATCGAGCTGGTCAAGGACAAGGCCACCCGCAGCCGCTTCGAGGGCAAGGGCGTTGGCATGATCTGCCGCCAGCATTGCTTCGACAACGGTCTGGTGATGCGTGCAGTGGGCGACACCATGATCATCGCGCCACCTTTGGTGATCAGCCGCGACGAGATCGATGAACTGGTGGAAAAGGCGCGCAAGTGCCTGGACCTGACCTATGAAGCGGTGCGCTAGCCGTTTGCTAGGCTAGCGATGTGACATTAAGCGGTTACAAGGCCCTGCTTTTCTTGAAACAGCGCCTTGTAACTTGCCAGACTAGCGACTGTTTCAGTCGCCCAGCGCTGTACCGTGGGATCTTGGCTGCTGAACAGATGGCTTGATAATAAATTCTGGAGCATTTCGCATGAAGAAATTGGGCAAGACGTTGCTGGCCACGGCCCTGATGGGTGCCATGGCAACCGCTGTTCAGGCTGAAGACAAGGTATTGAACGTCTACAACTGGTCGGACTACATCGCACCGGACACCATCGCCAAGTTCGAGAAACAAAGCGGCATCAAGGTCAAGTACGACGTCTTCGACAGCAACGAAACCCTGGAAGCCAAGTTGCTGGCCGGCAAGTCGGGTTATGACGTGGTCGTGCCGTCCAACAACTTCCTGGCCAAGCAGATCAAAGCGGGCGTCTACGAGGAACTGGACCGTTCCAAGTTGCCGAACTGGAAGAACCTGGACGAGGACCTGCTCAAGGCCGTGGGCGATGCCAGCGATCCGGGCAACAAGCATGCCTTCCCGTACATGTGGGGCTCCATCGGCATCGGCTATAACCCGGAGAAGGTCAAGGCCGCGCTGGGCGTGGACAAGATCGACTCCTGGGATGCCGTGTTCAAGCCTGAGAACATCGCCAAGCTCAAGAGCTGCGGTGTGAGCTTCCTCGACGCCCCGACCGAAATGATCCCGGCGGCGCTGCACTACCTCGGCCTGCCGAGCAACAGCACCAAGAAAGAAGACCTGAAGAAGGCCGAGGAACTGTTCCTGAGCGTTCGTCCTTCGATCACCTACTTCCACTCCTCCAAGTACATCGGCGACATGGCCAACGGCAACATCTGCGTAGCCGTCGGTTACTCGGGCGACCTGGAGCAGTCCAAGGCCCGCGCCCACGAAGCAGGCGACAAGGTCAAGGTCGACTACATCATTCCGAAGGAAGGTGCCGGTACCTTCTACGACATGGTCGCCATCCCTAAGGATGCCGAGCACAAGGATGCAGCCTACAAGTTCATGGACTTCCTGATGCAGCCGGAGGTCATGGCCGAGATCACCAACGCCGTACGCTTCCCGAACGGCAACAAGGCGGCCACCCCGTTCGTGGACAAGGAAATCACCAGCGATCCGAGCATCTATCCGCCTGCCGAGGTGAAGAAGCAGCTGTATGCGATCGCTGCACCTGAAGCCAGCGCACAGCGCTTGATCACCCGCAGCTGGACCAAGATCAAGTCGGGCAAGTAAGCCCGTCTCGAAGCCTTCTGGGCCGGGCTTCCCCGGCCCAGAAGGCATGCAAGGCAATTTAGTTTGCGGCATCGATGCAGCGAAGGTAAGTTGCGCGCCGGTTTTGCGTGTACGGCGGCGTCGCGCCGGCACCTGGAGGCACTGATCGTGAGGACCACCCACTTGTCTATTTCCTTATTTCGCAAGGCCATGATGGCTGGAGCGGGTCTGACGCTGGCATTCGGCGTCCAAGCAGCGCCGACGGTGCATATCTACAACTGGTCGGACTACATCGGGCCGACGACCCTTGCCGATTTCCACAAGGAAACTGGTATCGAGGCCAAGTACGACGTCTTCGATTCCAACGAAACCCTGGAAGGCAAGCTGCTGGCCGGTCGCACCGGCTATGACGTGGTGGTGCCGTCCAACCATTTCCTCGGCAAGCAGATCAAGGCGGGCGCTTTCCAGAAGCTCGACCGCAGCCTGCTGCCCAATTATTCCAACCTGGATCCTGCGCTGATGAAGCGCCTCGAGAAGAACGATCCGGGCAATCAGTACGCCGTGCCCTACCTGTGGGGTACCAACGGCATCGGCTACAACGTCGAGAAGGTCAAGGCCGCCTTGGGCACCGACACGATCGATTCCTGGGCCGTGCTGTTCGAGCCCGAGAACATGAAGAAGCTCTCCACGTGTGGTGTGGCCTTCCTCGACTCGGCCGACGAAATGCTGCCGGCGGTGCTCAACTACATGGGCCTGGACCCCAACAGCACCAACGCCAAGGACTACCAGAAGGCCGAGCAGAAGCTGCAGGCCGTACGTCCCTACGTGACCTACTTCCATTCCTCGAAATACATCACCGACCTTGCCAACGGCGATATCTGCGTCGCCGCCGGCTTCTCCGGCGATGTATTCCAGGCCAAGGCCCGTGCCGAAGAAGCCGGCAAGGGTGTGAAGCTGGCCTACGCCATCCCCAAGGAGGGCGGCAACCTCTGGTTCGACGTGCTGGCGATCCCCAAGGACGCCAACAACGTCAAGGAGGCCCACGCCTTCATCAACTATCTGCTGAAACCTGAGGTCATCGCCCAGGTCAGCGATTATGTCGGTTACGCCAACCCGAACCCCAAGGCTGGCGACCTGATGGACCAGGCCGTGAGGACTGACGCCGCGGTTTACCCACCGCAGGAAGTGCTGGACAAGATGTTCGTCAATGCCGAGTTGCCACCCAAGGTGCAACGTCTGATGACCCGCAGCTGGACCAAGGTCAAGTCGGGCAAATAACTATCCAGACCCGCCACGCCGGTTGCGAAAGCCGTGCGTGCGGGCATAAAAAATCTTGTTGGGAGTTTCACTCATGGCAGTTGCCTCCGGTGCCTATAAAAAAGCCCTCGAGGGTGGCCAGCAACCCAAGCAGGTGCTGGTCAAGATCGACCGGGTCACGAAAAAGTTCGACGAAACGGTAGCCGTGGACGATGTGTCCCTGGAAATCCGCAAGGGCGAGATCTTCGCCCTGCTCGGTGGCTCCGGCTCCGGCAAGTCGACCTTGCTGCGCATGCTGGCCGGCTTCGAGCGTCCGACCGAAGGGCGGATCTTCCTCGATGGTGTCGACATCACCGACATGCCGCCCTACGAGCGGCCGATCAACATGATGTTCCAGTCCTACGCGCTGTTCCCGCACATGACCGTGGCGCAGAACATCGCCTTCGGCCTGCAGCAGGACAAGATGCCCAAGGCCGAGATCGAGGCCCGCGTGGCCGAGATGCTCAAGCTGGTGCACATGACCCAGTACGCCAAGCGTAAGCCGCACCAGCTCTCCGGCGGCCAGCGCCAGCGCGTGGCCCTGGCCCGCTCCCTGGCCAAGCGCCCCAAGCTGTTGCTGCTCGACGAGCCGATGGGCGCCCTGGACAAGAAGCTGCGTTCGCAGATGCAACTGGAACTGGTGGAAATCATCGAGCGCGTGGGCGTGACCTGCGTGATGGTGACCCACGACCAGGAAGAGGCCATGACCATGGCCGAGCGCATCGCCATCATGCACCTGGGTTGGATCGCCCAGATCGGCAGCCCGGTGGACGTCTACGAGACCCCGACCAGCCGCCTGGTCTGCGAGTTCATCGGCAACGTCAACCTGTTCGACGGCGAAGTGGTCGACGATGCCGAGGGCCACGCCTTGATCGCCAGCCCGGAGCTCGAGCGCAATATCTATGTCGGCCACGGTGTCACGACCTCGGTCGAAGACAAGCACATCACCTATGCCCTGCGCCCCGAAAAGCTGCTGGTGACCACCGAGCAGCCGACCTGCCAGTACAACTGGTCGCGTGGCAAAGTCCACGACATCGCCTACCTGGGTGGCCACTCGGTGTTCTACGTCGAGCTGCCCAGCGGCAAGGTCGTGCAGTCGTTCGTCGCCAACGCCGAGCGTCAGGGCACCCGCCCGACCTGGGGTGACGACGTGTACGTGTGGTGGGAAGACGACAGCGGCGTGGTACTGCGCTCATGAACATCCGCAAGCTCAAGCGAGCGCTCAACAAGGTCACCCCGGAGGGGCGCCACCTGGTGATCGGCGTGCCGTTCATCTGGCTGTTCCTGTTCTTCATGCTGCCGTTCTTCATCGTGTTGAAGATCAGCTTCGCCGAAGCCGACGTGGCGATCCCGCCTTACACGGAGATCTACAGCTACGTCGAGGACAAGATCCAGCTGGTGCTCAACATGGCCAACTACGGCCTGTTGACCGAGGACGAGCTGTACATCTCGGCCTACCTCGGCTCGCTGAAGATGGCGTTCTTCAGCACCCTGCTATGCCTGCTGATCGGCTACCCGATGGCCTACGCCATCGCCAACGCACGCAAGGAGACGCAAACCGTCCTGCTGCTGCTGATCATGATGCCCACCTGGACTGCGATCCTGATCCGCGTCTACGCGTGGATGGGCATCCTCAGCAACAACGGCCTGCTCAATGGCTTCCTGCTGTGGACCGGCCTGATCGACCAGCCCTTGCAGATCCTCAATACCAACCTGGCGGTATACATCGGCGTGGTCTATTCGTACTTGCCGTTCATGATCCTTCCGCTGTACGCCAACCTGGTCAAGCACGACGCGAGCCTGCTCGAGGCGGCCAGCGACCTGGGTTCGAGCACATTCAATAGCTTCTGGAAGATCACCGTACCGTTGTCGAAGAACGGCATCATCGCCGGCTGCATGCTGGTGTTCATCCCGGTGGTGGGCGAGTTCGTGATCCCGGAACTGCTCGGCGGCCCGGAAACCCTGATGATCGGCAAGGTGCTGTGGCAGGAATTCTTCAACAACCGTGACTGGCCGGTGGCATCCGCCCTGGCGGTGGTGATGCTGGCGATCCTGATCGTGCCCATCCTGCTGTTCAACCGCAGCCAGGCCAAAGAAATGGAGGGCAGGGCATGAAGCGCTTCAGTTTCTCCAAGCTGATGCTGGTGCTCGGCTTGCTGTTCATCTACTTGCCGATGCTGATCCTGGTGATCTATTCGTTCAACGCCTCGAAGCTGGTGACGGTGTGGGGCGGCTGGTCGGTGAAGTGGTACGTCGGCCTGCTCGACAACGCCCAGCTGATGGGCTCGGTGATGCGCTCGCTGGAGATCGCCTGCTATACCGCGGTCGCTGCTGTGGCGCTGGGCACCCTGGCAGCCTTCGTGCTGACCCGGGTGACCCGCTTCAAGGGGCGCACGCTGTTCGGTGGCCTGGTCACCGCGCCGCTGGTGATGCCCGAGGTGATCACCGGCCTGTCGCTGCTGCTGCTGTTCGTGGCCATGGCGCAGATGATCGGCTGGCCGCAGGAGCGCGGCATCGTCACCATCTGGATCGCCCATACCACCTTCTGTGCTGCCTATGTGGCGGTGGTGGTGTCGGCGCGCCTGCGCGAGCTGGACCTGTCCATCGAAGAGGCTGCCATGGACCTGGGCGCCAAGCCGTGGAAGGTGTTCTTCCTGATCACCATCCCGATGATCGCGCCGTCGCTGGCGGCGGGCGGCATGATGTCCTTCGCCCTGTCGCTGGACGACCTGGTGTTGGCCAGCTTCGTATCCGGGCCAGGCTCGACCACCTTGCCGATGGAAGTGTTCTCCGCCGTACGCCTGGGCGTGAAGCCGGAGATCAACGCCGTGGCCAGCCTGATCCTGCTGTCGGTGTCGCTGA contains:
- a CDS encoding aspartate aminotransferase family protein, translating into MSVNNPQTREWQTLSGEHHLAPFSDYKQLKEKGPRIITKAQGVHLWDSEGHKILDGMAGLWCVAVGYGREELVQAAEKQMRELPYYNLFFQTAHPPALELAKAITDVAPKGMTHVFFTGSGSEGNDTVLRMVRHYWALKGKPGKQTIIGRINGYHGSTVAGASLGGMSGMHEQGGLPIPGIVHIPQPYWFGEGGDMTPDEFGVWAAEQLEKKILEVGEDNVAAFIAEPIQGAGGVIIPPETYWPKIKEILAKYDILFVADEVICGFGRTGEWFGSDYYGLAPDLMTIAKGLTSGYIPMGGVIVRDEVAKVLAEGGDFNHGFTYSGHPVAAAVGLENLRILRDEKIIERAKADTAPYLQKRLRELLDHPLVGEVRGLGLLGAIELVKDKATRSRFEGKGVGMICRQHCFDNGLVMRAVGDTMIIAPPLVISRDEIDELVEKARKCLDLTYEAVR
- a CDS encoding polyamine ABC transporter substrate-binding protein, whose product is MKKLGKTLLATALMGAMATAVQAEDKVLNVYNWSDYIAPDTIAKFEKQSGIKVKYDVFDSNETLEAKLLAGKSGYDVVVPSNNFLAKQIKAGVYEELDRSKLPNWKNLDEDLLKAVGDASDPGNKHAFPYMWGSIGIGYNPEKVKAALGVDKIDSWDAVFKPENIAKLKSCGVSFLDAPTEMIPAALHYLGLPSNSTKKEDLKKAEELFLSVRPSITYFHSSKYIGDMANGNICVAVGYSGDLEQSKARAHEAGDKVKVDYIIPKEGAGTFYDMVAIPKDAEHKDAAYKFMDFLMQPEVMAEITNAVRFPNGNKAATPFVDKEITSDPSIYPPAEVKKQLYAIAAPEASAQRLITRSWTKIKSGK
- a CDS encoding polyamine ABC transporter substrate-binding protein — protein: MSISLFRKAMMAGAGLTLAFGVQAAPTVHIYNWSDYIGPTTLADFHKETGIEAKYDVFDSNETLEGKLLAGRTGYDVVVPSNHFLGKQIKAGAFQKLDRSLLPNYSNLDPALMKRLEKNDPGNQYAVPYLWGTNGIGYNVEKVKAALGTDTIDSWAVLFEPENMKKLSTCGVAFLDSADEMLPAVLNYMGLDPNSTNAKDYQKAEQKLQAVRPYVTYFHSSKYITDLANGDICVAAGFSGDVFQAKARAEEAGKGVKLAYAIPKEGGNLWFDVLAIPKDANNVKEAHAFINYLLKPEVIAQVSDYVGYANPNPKAGDLMDQAVRTDAAVYPPQEVLDKMFVNAELPPKVQRLMTRSWTKVKSGK
- the potA gene encoding polyamine ABC transporter ATP-binding protein — translated: MAVASGAYKKALEGGQQPKQVLVKIDRVTKKFDETVAVDDVSLEIRKGEIFALLGGSGSGKSTLLRMLAGFERPTEGRIFLDGVDITDMPPYERPINMMFQSYALFPHMTVAQNIAFGLQQDKMPKAEIEARVAEMLKLVHMTQYAKRKPHQLSGGQRQRVALARSLAKRPKLLLLDEPMGALDKKLRSQMQLELVEIIERVGVTCVMVTHDQEEAMTMAERIAIMHLGWIAQIGSPVDVYETPTSRLVCEFIGNVNLFDGEVVDDAEGHALIASPELERNIYVGHGVTTSVEDKHITYALRPEKLLVTTEQPTCQYNWSRGKVHDIAYLGGHSVFYVELPSGKVVQSFVANAERQGTRPTWGDDVYVWWEDDSGVVLRS
- a CDS encoding ABC transporter permease subunit produces the protein MNIRKLKRALNKVTPEGRHLVIGVPFIWLFLFFMLPFFIVLKISFAEADVAIPPYTEIYSYVEDKIQLVLNMANYGLLTEDELYISAYLGSLKMAFFSTLLCLLIGYPMAYAIANARKETQTVLLLLIMMPTWTAILIRVYAWMGILSNNGLLNGFLLWTGLIDQPLQILNTNLAVYIGVVYSYLPFMILPLYANLVKHDASLLEAASDLGSSTFNSFWKITVPLSKNGIIAGCMLVFIPVVGEFVIPELLGGPETLMIGKVLWQEFFNNRDWPVASALAVVMLAILIVPILLFNRSQAKEMEGRA
- a CDS encoding ABC transporter permease subunit, translated to MKRFSFSKLMLVLGLLFIYLPMLILVIYSFNASKLVTVWGGWSVKWYVGLLDNAQLMGSVMRSLEIACYTAVAAVALGTLAAFVLTRVTRFKGRTLFGGLVTAPLVMPEVITGLSLLLLFVAMAQMIGWPQERGIVTIWIAHTTFCAAYVAVVVSARLRELDLSIEEAAMDLGAKPWKVFFLITIPMIAPSLAAGGMMSFALSLDDLVLASFVSGPGSTTLPMEVFSAVRLGVKPEINAVASLILLSVSLMTFLIWYFSRRAEERRRRAIQQAIEEGAAANVQSTQVKRPTQVAASA